In a genomic window of Temperatibacter marinus:
- a CDS encoding peptidylprolyl isomerase, translated as MRLFVFILIFISLTACDQKEEPNNIWSTDDLRLAVDRKDTKADVVYYHLNNPEDKEALFLIGRMGDEATCQQMASHLKSEKAEIREAVLYGLTNCWTESARLALREFPLEKASPSERRYWAQAFGYHAKEEDVPLLIAAFKKQPETELLYGLMQAIVYSRKNVGELAEMPWESVFALIESDQSMALSLYFVNRLQAIETIIPYKSAKDIYTAAQSRKNNDAQIQALRLLSNYEESRPMFTQMLKGIDSCEKGEETSLDSLYMRRRLAVLQFSPKWEDEAWLEAIKDVRAGACDQAAYLAVVYSLSRGIEFDYAAYINHSAPSIAFEAYAKIYDKTPQAVQAQLIKMLTGPHYYKAWKALNILAREEAGRAVVMDHVNEIEIDAIKTDAEYRLAIAEIPNDTSQRPSPRIIQPEDEIVARLETSQGIIKIKLHSENVAAVHFRDLIKAGGMDGMVWHRIIPNFVAQAGQSESSIANDWHAIRDEWGGQHTVGSVGLATAGRDTGSAQFFINVNYNQHLDGRYTVFGVVVEGLENAFAMMEGDMIVKAIIE; from the coding sequence ATGCGTTTATTTGTTTTTATTCTAATCTTCATCTCTTTGACGGCATGTGACCAAAAAGAAGAACCTAATAATATATGGTCTACAGATGACCTACGTTTGGCGGTGGATCGAAAAGATACTAAAGCAGATGTTGTTTACTACCATCTAAACAATCCTGAGGACAAAGAGGCATTATTTTTGATTGGGCGCATGGGCGATGAAGCCACTTGCCAACAAATGGCCTCTCATTTGAAGAGCGAGAAAGCTGAGATTCGGGAAGCAGTTCTTTACGGTTTGACCAACTGCTGGACTGAAAGTGCTCGCCTTGCTCTCAGAGAATTTCCTTTAGAGAAGGCGTCCCCTAGTGAACGTCGATATTGGGCACAGGCTTTTGGTTATCATGCAAAAGAGGAAGATGTACCTCTTCTGATAGCTGCCTTTAAGAAACAGCCAGAAACTGAACTGCTTTACGGATTGATGCAGGCGATTGTCTATAGTCGGAAAAATGTTGGTGAGTTAGCTGAGATGCCTTGGGAAAGTGTCTTTGCCCTCATAGAATCTGATCAATCCATGGCTTTGTCCCTGTATTTCGTCAACCGTCTTCAGGCTATTGAAACAATTATCCCTTATAAATCAGCGAAAGATATCTATACCGCAGCGCAATCCCGTAAAAATAATGATGCTCAAATTCAAGCGTTAAGGCTGCTTTCTAATTATGAGGAAAGTCGCCCAATGTTTACCCAGATGTTGAAGGGGATTGATAGTTGCGAAAAAGGTGAAGAAACATCCCTAGATAGTCTCTACATGAGGCGTCGTTTAGCTGTTCTGCAATTCTCACCCAAATGGGAAGATGAGGCTTGGCTTGAAGCTATTAAAGATGTCCGTGCCGGTGCTTGTGATCAAGCAGCTTATCTGGCCGTAGTCTATAGTTTAAGCCGAGGCATAGAATTTGACTATGCTGCATACATCAACCATTCAGCGCCTAGTATCGCCTTCGAAGCTTACGCTAAAATTTACGATAAAACACCGCAAGCCGTCCAGGCCCAGCTTATTAAAATGCTAACAGGACCGCATTACTATAAAGCTTGGAAAGCACTAAACATTCTAGCACGTGAGGAAGCTGGGAGAGCTGTTGTTATGGACCATGTCAATGAGATAGAGATTGATGCTATTAAAACTGATGCAGAATATCGTTTAGCCATAGCAGAAATTCCAAATGATACCTCTCAGCGGCCCTCTCCCCGTATAATACAGCCTGAAGATGAGATCGTTGCACGTCTTGAAACTTCACAAGGGATTATTAAAATAAAGCTTCATTCTGAGAATGTTGCGGCGGTACATTTTAGAGATTTGATAAAAGCTGGCGGAATGGACGGCATGGTATGGCACCGAATTATCCCAAATTTTGTTGCTCAGGCAGGTCAGTCTGAAAGTTCAATTGCAAATGATTGGCACGCAATTCGCGACGAATGGGGCGGGCAGCATACGGTTGGATCTGTGGGCTTAGCCACTGCTGGCCGTGATACAGGCAGTGCACAGTTTTTC
- a CDS encoding TetR/AcrR family transcriptional regulator has product MAEAMKIIRSTGLNLSRGQTEKSRGRPRSALKNQSILDAASDLFMENGFDGTSMDEVAKRAGVSKQTVYSHFSNKEKLFSASITSVINQYFPDSVFEVSDGHEVESDLNHLCEIFLHLFVSEDAICMFRLLAAAASLDGENKLATLFWEAGPEVMLQKLAGFMSHWGSKGQLSIKDPVVAAKTLISLIKGHYHFQLAIGLISDVTEDEIKEHAKLCTELFLKIYKA; this is encoded by the coding sequence ATGGCTGAAGCAATGAAAATTATACGATCTACTGGATTAAACCTTAGCCGTGGCCAAACAGAAAAGTCACGCGGGCGTCCACGGAGTGCCTTGAAAAATCAGTCTATTTTAGATGCTGCCTCTGATTTATTCATGGAAAATGGGTTTGATGGTACAAGCATGGACGAAGTCGCTAAACGCGCAGGAGTGTCAAAACAAACTGTTTACAGTCATTTTTCTAATAAAGAAAAATTATTTTCTGCATCCATCACTTCAGTGATTAACCAATATTTTCCTGATTCTGTGTTTGAGGTCAGCGATGGTCATGAGGTTGAAAGCGATCTGAATCATCTCTGTGAAATTTTTCTTCACCTCTTCGTCTCTGAAGACGCCATCTGTATGTTCAGATTACTTGCGGCGGCTGCTAGCCTTGACGGTGAAAATAAATTGGCCACCTTATTTTGGGAAGCAGGTCCTGAGGTGATGCTTCAAAAACTGGCAGGATTTATGTCGCATTGGGGGAGTAAAGGGCAGTTGTCCATAAAGGATCCTGTTGTGGCAGCCAAAACGCTCATTTCGTTGATTAAGGGACATTATCACTTTCAGCTTGCAATTGGATTGATTAGTGATGTGACTGAGGACGAGATTAAAGAGCATGCGAAACTTTGCACAGAATTATTTCTAAAAATATACAAGGCTTAG
- a CDS encoding efflux RND transporter periplasmic adaptor subunit encodes MRQTIQKTISIAFIAIFTSATTFIVMAKSTSSSQEGQQRRPVPVEVMTIQLQDSYEEWRSFTGRALAGKTSPLGFEMNGTLNKVTVDIGSRVSKGLPLAFLDTARAEANLNSLQAQKNAAEARLKLANQTLSRTKKTFTQGHLSAQRMDEAAANQLQALADLNNLSASIEALKIDIEKMTIKAPFSGVITERMADEGRIIGAGTPVLTLVETGHLEGHIGVSSGIADALEKKAEYRLLNPQRRDITGHSIRNILPVIEGQTRTRMVIFTLPEGAIRDGDLVTMLIKDKKIATGAWVPLRALSADVRGLWRLNKVKTAEDGSSHVAFENVQILYTTGRKAFVSGTLSEGDKIVAGGIDKLAHNERVKIVKSRTSVLPESEVASQQSKKH; translated from the coding sequence ATGAGACAGACAATACAAAAAACAATTTCGATAGCTTTTATTGCGATTTTTACTTCTGCAACAACTTTTATTGTTATGGCAAAATCAACATCTTCTTCACAAGAAGGGCAGCAACGGCGTCCCGTACCTGTGGAAGTTATGACCATTCAACTCCAAGATAGCTATGAGGAATGGCGGTCATTTACCGGGCGCGCTCTTGCAGGAAAAACAAGCCCTCTAGGATTTGAGATGAATGGAACCTTAAATAAAGTAACTGTTGATATCGGCAGTCGTGTATCTAAAGGCCTTCCTCTCGCTTTTCTAGATACAGCAAGAGCAGAAGCAAATTTAAACAGCTTACAAGCGCAAAAAAACGCAGCAGAAGCGCGTCTCAAACTTGCAAACCAAACATTGAGTAGAACTAAAAAGACTTTCACCCAAGGGCACTTATCTGCTCAAAGAATGGATGAAGCCGCAGCCAACCAGCTGCAAGCCCTTGCTGACTTGAATAACCTATCAGCCTCTATTGAAGCGCTCAAAATTGATATTGAGAAAATGACAATCAAAGCCCCTTTCTCTGGTGTCATAACGGAACGCATGGCTGATGAAGGGCGCATAATTGGAGCTGGCACGCCTGTTTTAACGCTCGTGGAAACAGGTCATTTGGAAGGCCATATTGGTGTTTCTTCTGGCATTGCGGATGCTTTAGAAAAAAAAGCTGAATACAGACTCCTCAATCCACAAAGGCGTGACATTACGGGACATAGCATCAGAAATATTCTTCCCGTCATCGAAGGGCAAACACGAACACGGATGGTCATATTCACTCTTCCTGAGGGAGCAATTCGTGACGGAGATCTTGTCACGATGCTAATTAAGGATAAAAAAATCGCCACGGGCGCATGGGTGCCTCTGCGTGCGCTCTCCGCCGATGTGAGAGGCTTATGGCGTCTCAACAAAGTCAAAACTGCCGAAGACGGTTCAAGTCATGTAGCTTTCGAAAATGTCCAAATACTATACACCACAGGCCGCAAAGCTTTTGTGTCAGGCACTCTCTCTGAGGGGGATAAAATTGTTGCGGGAGGTATCGACAAACTGGCCCATAACGAACGGGTAAAAATCGTAAAAAGCCGGACGTCTGTATTACCTGAATCTGAGGTTGCTTCCCAGCAATCCAAGAAACATTAG
- a CDS encoding glycine C-acetyltransferase, producing MYGKIQAHLQAELHAIKEAGTYKNERFITTPQGSTVHVESGETVINMCANNYLGLAQHPEVKQAAKQGLEDWGYGMASVRFICGTQSLHKELEAKLSDFLGFEDTILYPSAFDANGGLFEVLLGAEDAVISDELNHASIIDGVRLCKAKRYRYKNNNMDDLEAQLVAADAAGARFKLITTDGVFSMDGYIAQLDKICDLAEKYDALVHFDDCHATGFIGETGRGTHEHCGVMDRVDITTGTLGKALGGASGGYTSAKKEVVDLLRQRSRPYLFSNTVAPPVVAGAIKAIDIVSRDTAVLDKLRDNTAYLRQGLETAGFDLLEGEHAIVPVMLYEAALAGRFADEMLKRGVYVVAFSFPVVPKGKARIRTQMSAALSREELDKAIAAFVEVKNLLDI from the coding sequence ATGTACGGTAAAATTCAAGCACATCTGCAGGCTGAATTGCATGCAATCAAAGAAGCGGGAACCTATAAGAACGAACGCTTTATTACAACGCCTCAGGGCAGTACAGTACATGTTGAATCAGGCGAAACAGTAATCAATATGTGCGCCAACAATTATTTGGGTCTTGCCCAGCATCCAGAAGTGAAGCAAGCTGCCAAACAGGGGCTGGAAGATTGGGGATACGGCATGGCGTCTGTCCGTTTTATTTGCGGCACGCAGTCCCTGCATAAAGAACTTGAGGCTAAGCTATCTGACTTCCTAGGGTTTGAAGATACCATATTGTATCCGTCAGCATTTGACGCTAATGGAGGCTTGTTTGAAGTCCTGCTCGGCGCTGAAGATGCTGTGATATCGGACGAATTGAACCATGCCTCAATCATTGACGGTGTTCGTCTCTGTAAAGCCAAGAGATATCGTTATAAAAATAATAATATGGATGACCTTGAAGCTCAGCTGGTTGCAGCAGATGCTGCAGGCGCGCGCTTTAAGTTAATTACCACCGATGGTGTCTTTTCAATGGATGGGTATATTGCTCAGTTGGATAAAATTTGTGACCTTGCTGAAAAATATGATGCTCTTGTCCACTTTGATGATTGTCATGCCACAGGTTTCATTGGTGAGACGGGCCGTGGCACTCATGAACATTGCGGTGTCATGGACCGTGTGGATATTACAACGGGCACACTTGGCAAAGCTTTAGGCGGCGCTTCAGGGGGCTATACTTCGGCGAAGAAAGAAGTTGTCGATCTTCTGCGCCAAAGGTCCAGGCCGTATCTTTTTTCAAATACAGTCGCACCGCCAGTGGTTGCTGGCGCAATCAAAGCAATCGACATTGTGTCTCGTGATACAGCTGTGCTTGATAAACTCCGCGATAATACAGCCTATTTAAGACAAGGCTTAGAGACAGCAGGGTTTGATTTGCTTGAAGGAGAGCATGCGATTGTGCCTGTCATGTTGTATGAAGCAGCACTTGCCGGTCGCTTTGCTGATGAGATGCTCAAACGGGGGGTCTATGTTGTGGCATTTAGTTTCCCGGTTGTCCCAAAAGGAAAAGCACGTATTCGGACACAAATGTCTGCAGCGCTTTCTCGTGAAGAATTGGATAAAGCCATTGCTGCTTTCGTAGAAGTCAAGAATTTGCTTGATATCTAA
- a CDS encoding efflux RND transporter permease subunit encodes MKGSLYSQPRMIWLILMLILVSGLNAIQVMPRLEDPHMQSRVVNVTTLYPGADAEQVEAEVTEKIERKMREIAEVKTITAVSNPGVSAITIELEDSVTDAKPITARLRDKVAEVTDLPDGIIPPDFSDTKIYAHSAVIALTWHADSPINYAIMGRLASELESRLRNMEPTDFVDIKGLPQEEIRIAIDDSELAAHGLTVSDVVGRIRGSDSRGSAGIVSSQNSRLTIEVAGALDSLARIRRIPLQYDERGAALRLGDVATVERTYQDPPSSLSLLNGHVGITISARMLENFRIDKWSESLKIIIDDFQKTIPASIHIDRIYDQADYTNERIDGLLDNLGVGALVVVIVLFISLGLRSSLIAASILPLTMLSALAILNIFGMRIEQVLIIGMIVSLGIMVDNAIVITDEVQHLLLKGERRAIAVAKTVKKLWLPLFGSTLTTIVAFLPLLLMPGAAGDFLKGVPAAVIASLISSYVIAFTLISALAGRVIRGGSTRDDFKVTSGRIWWRDGIEGKFLSSLFRASLNWSVNNPLKSVIVAMIVPICGFIAAGNLTDQFFPVSDRNQFRIVVNLPGDASIYETQQKVKLLDDVVRNTPKVQDVYWTIGDGSPKVFYNMIDNKKGIPSYAEAIVKLETFLEVEEMVPYFQRVLTEQFPALRITVRELGSGPPVQAPLEVRVVGPDLTELERIGEKVRSIMATIHNVTNTYTSMRPGRPQILVKAREDDVSVTGLTLSDVSQQLRSLSSGIIATHLIEETQRVPLKVVLDSHKRADIDNIANMNLQGRNVLMEADKSYKDVPLSALGDVILTTKVGTIHRRNGERINNIQGFIEFGVLSATITEELGKRIDAAKIDLPPGYRIEFGGESEKRGEAVGQLFGTVGILLVMMLIAVVLTFNSFRLAIVTLLAAVQAAGLGFLSLWFFDYPISFVVIIGLMGLIGLSINAAIVITSELRGRDAARAGSKEEVVEAVMSTGRHILSTTLTTVGGFMPLILAGGSFWPPFAVALAGGTFLSMIVSFYFAPAAFLWLTRRNEVSAPSGEGAPLRFKI; translated from the coding sequence ATGAAAGGCTCACTCTACAGCCAACCGCGCATGATATGGTTAATTCTCATGCTCATCCTTGTTTCGGGTCTGAATGCAATTCAAGTTATGCCAAGGCTTGAAGATCCCCATATGCAAAGCCGAGTGGTCAATGTAACAACCTTATATCCTGGTGCCGATGCTGAGCAAGTCGAGGCGGAAGTCACTGAAAAAATTGAGCGTAAAATGCGCGAGATTGCTGAGGTAAAAACCATTACCGCCGTCTCTAATCCTGGCGTTTCAGCGATCACGATTGAGCTTGAGGATAGCGTTACAGATGCCAAGCCAATTACAGCCCGACTCCGCGATAAAGTCGCCGAGGTGACTGATCTACCTGATGGCATCATTCCTCCTGATTTTTCAGATACGAAGATCTATGCTCACTCTGCTGTCATCGCGCTCACATGGCACGCAGACAGTCCTATTAACTATGCCATCATGGGGCGTCTTGCGAGTGAATTAGAAAGTCGCCTGAGAAATATGGAGCCGACTGACTTTGTCGACATCAAAGGGTTACCTCAGGAAGAAATCCGTATTGCAATCGACGATTCTGAACTGGCCGCCCATGGCCTCACAGTTTCTGATGTTGTGGGCCGCATTCGTGGCAGCGATTCTAGAGGGTCTGCAGGCATTGTAAGCAGTCAAAATAGCCGCCTTACAATTGAAGTCGCCGGCGCTCTCGATAGCCTTGCCCGGATCAGAAGAATTCCGCTTCAATATGACGAACGAGGAGCGGCTTTGCGTCTAGGGGATGTGGCAACTGTTGAACGTACTTACCAAGACCCACCTTCTTCCTTGTCTCTTCTCAATGGTCATGTTGGAATCACGATTTCAGCACGAATGCTTGAAAATTTTCGTATTGATAAATGGTCTGAATCGTTAAAAATCATTATCGACGATTTCCAGAAGACCATTCCAGCAAGCATTCATATTGATAGAATTTACGATCAAGCGGATTACACAAATGAGCGCATTGACGGATTGCTGGACAACTTGGGTGTAGGCGCTCTTGTGGTTGTGATCGTTCTCTTTATTAGTCTCGGGTTAAGGTCTTCGTTGATTGCTGCCTCTATATTGCCGCTTACAATGCTTTCTGCTCTTGCCATTCTTAATATTTTTGGTATGCGCATTGAGCAAGTGCTGATTATAGGCATGATTGTTTCCCTTGGAATCATGGTGGATAATGCCATTGTGATTACCGATGAAGTTCAACATCTCTTGTTAAAGGGCGAACGTCGTGCAATTGCTGTCGCAAAAACGGTCAAGAAATTATGGCTTCCCCTCTTTGGTTCAACCTTAACAACAATTGTTGCCTTCTTGCCTCTACTCTTGATGCCAGGGGCAGCCGGTGATTTCCTCAAGGGTGTTCCAGCCGCTGTAATCGCCTCTCTCATCTCTAGCTATGTCATTGCCTTTACTCTCATCTCTGCCCTTGCAGGTCGCGTGATCAGAGGCGGTTCAACTAGAGATGACTTCAAGGTCACCTCTGGACGCATATGGTGGCGCGACGGCATAGAAGGAAAATTTCTCTCATCTCTATTTCGTGCCTCGCTAAACTGGTCCGTAAATAACCCGCTAAAATCGGTGATCGTTGCCATGATAGTTCCCATATGTGGTTTTATTGCCGCCGGTAATTTAACCGATCAATTTTTTCCGGTTAGCGACAGGAATCAATTTAGAATAGTTGTAAATTTACCTGGGGATGCCAGCATTTATGAAACACAACAAAAGGTAAAGCTTTTAGACGATGTTGTCCGAAACACCCCAAAAGTTCAGGATGTATATTGGACAATTGGGGATGGGTCCCCAAAAGTATTTTACAATATGATTGATAACAAAAAGGGGATTCCATCATACGCCGAAGCCATCGTTAAACTCGAGACATTTTTAGAAGTAGAAGAAATGGTACCCTACTTCCAAAGAGTCTTGACTGAACAGTTCCCTGCCCTGCGCATCACTGTAAGGGAACTTGGATCTGGCCCCCCAGTGCAAGCGCCCTTGGAAGTCCGTGTTGTAGGTCCCGACTTAACGGAACTAGAGCGGATTGGGGAAAAAGTCCGAAGCATAATGGCGACGATTCATAACGTCACCAATACCTATACAAGCATGCGCCCCGGGCGTCCCCAAATCCTTGTGAAAGCAAGAGAAGATGATGTATCAGTTACGGGCCTAACACTGAGCGATGTTAGTCAACAATTGCGCAGTCTCTCTAGTGGCATTATTGCGACCCATCTCATCGAAGAAACACAGCGCGTTCCTCTAAAGGTGGTTTTGGACAGTCACAAGCGTGCAGATATTGATAACATCGCTAACATGAACCTTCAGGGACGCAATGTGCTGATGGAAGCGGATAAAAGTTATAAAGACGTGCCCCTCTCTGCACTTGGAGACGTGATCCTCACGACAAAGGTGGGGACCATCCATCGCCGCAACGGTGAGCGGATAAATAACATTCAAGGTTTCATTGAATTTGGTGTTCTCTCGGCAACAATCACTGAAGAATTAGGCAAGAGAATTGACGCTGCAAAAATTGATCTACCGCCTGGATATCGTATCGAGTTCGGCGGTGAGAGTGAAAAACGCGGTGAAGCAGTTGGTCAACTTTTTGGAACTGTAGGCATTCTACTTGTAATGATGCTCATTGCAGTTGTTTTGACCTTTAATAGCTTTAGACTAGCAATTGTTACTCTTTTAGCGGCGGTCCAAGCTGCAGGCCTTGGCTTCCTAAGCCTTTGGTTCTTTGACTATCCCATTAGTTTCGTTGTGATTATTGGCTTAATGGGTTTAATTGGCCTCTCTATCAACGCCGCAATCGTAATTACCTCAGAATTAAGAGGTCGAGACGCGGCGCGCGCGGGAAGCAAAGAAGAAGTTGTCGAAGCTGTCATGTCAACAGGGCGCCATATATTATCAACGACGCTGACCACAGTGGGCGGGTTTATGCCTCTCATTCTTGCTGGAGGATCCTTTTGGCCACCCTTTGCTGTTGCACTGGCAGGAGGAACGTTTTTATCCATGATTGTAAGCTTTTATTTTGCTCCAGCAGCCTTCCTCTGGTTGACCCGGCGGAATGAAGTTAGCGCACCCTCAGGAGAAGGCGCACCACTTCGCTTCAAAATCTAG
- the tdh gene encoding L-threonine 3-dehydrogenase yields the protein MKALVKAKSEVGLWMEDVPLPTVGINDVLIKVKRTAICGTDMHIYNWDEWAQKTIPVPMVVGHEFVGEIVEIGSNVNDFQIGQIVSGEGHVVCGRCRNCMAGRRHLCANTSGIGVNRSGAFAEYISLPMSNVWVHKEGTDLDVASLFDPFGNATHTALQWDLLGEDILITGAGPIGIMAAAVCKHAGARHVVITDVVDNRLQLAQRMGATHTVNVTREKIEDVAKTIGMHEGFDVGLEMSGNPVAFNDMINNMAHGGKISILGIPSSDTSIEWDKVIFNMLTLKGIYGREMYETWYKMSVMIDSGLDLNPIITHRLPVDKFQEGFDAMNDGSAAKVVLNWEL from the coding sequence ATGAAAGCACTTGTGAAAGCGAAATCCGAAGTCGGTTTGTGGATGGAGGATGTTCCTCTGCCCACTGTCGGTATTAATGATGTTTTGATTAAAGTAAAACGTACTGCTATCTGCGGTACAGACATGCATATCTATAATTGGGATGAATGGGCACAAAAAACCATTCCTGTGCCGATGGTGGTAGGTCATGAATTTGTCGGGGAAATTGTTGAAATAGGCTCAAATGTCAATGATTTTCAGATTGGGCAAATTGTCTCTGGTGAAGGACATGTGGTTTGCGGTCGCTGTCGTAATTGCATGGCTGGCCGCAGGCATCTCTGTGCAAATACTTCCGGTATTGGGGTGAATCGTTCTGGTGCTTTTGCTGAATATATTAGTCTTCCTATGTCAAATGTCTGGGTCCATAAAGAAGGTACAGATCTTGATGTGGCTTCTTTGTTTGACCCTTTTGGGAACGCAACACACACGGCGTTGCAGTGGGACTTATTGGGCGAAGATATCCTCATCACAGGCGCAGGTCCAATAGGCATTATGGCTGCAGCGGTTTGTAAGCATGCAGGTGCTCGCCATGTTGTTATCACGGATGTTGTAGATAATCGACTTCAGTTGGCTCAGAGGATGGGCGCAACTCATACTGTGAATGTGACGCGGGAAAAAATTGAAGACGTAGCAAAAACCATCGGCATGCATGAAGGTTTTGATGTGGGCTTGGAAATGTCTGGCAACCCGGTGGCTTTCAATGACATGATTAATAATATGGCGCACGGGGGCAAAATCTCAATTCTAGGTATTCCGTCCTCTGACACCTCTATTGAGTGGGATAAAGTTATCTTTAACATGCTTACGCTGAAGGGGATATACGGCCGAGAAATGTATGAGACTTGGTATAAAATGTCTGTGATGATTGATAGTGGATTGGACCTAAACCCTATCATAACGCACAGGCTTCCTGTGGATAAATTCCAAGAAGGGTTTGATGCAATGAATGATGGATCTGCGGCTAAAGTCGTCTTAAATTGGGAGCTATAA
- the moaB gene encoding molybdenum cofactor biosynthesis protein B translates to MTQNDKPSFHSVGMAVLTVSDTRTVETDKSGQYLCEQLQDLGHALIDYQIQPDEINKLQAVVKTWVNNEAISVILITGGTGITGRDVTPEAIEPLLSKAIPGFGELFRVLSYETIGTSTIQSRAFAGVAEETLVFGLPGSTGACKDAWTGILVHQLDNRTRPCNFIELLPRLGER, encoded by the coding sequence ATGACACAAAATGATAAACCTTCCTTCCACTCAGTCGGAATGGCAGTCCTGACAGTTTCCGATACACGCACTGTTGAGACTGATAAGAGCGGCCAATATTTATGTGAGCAATTGCAAGACTTAGGTCATGCACTTATCGATTACCAAATACAGCCCGATGAGATTAATAAATTGCAAGCTGTTGTGAAGACCTGGGTTAACAATGAGGCGATCAGTGTCATTTTAATTACTGGAGGCACAGGCATTACCGGTCGTGATGTTACCCCAGAAGCGATAGAGCCGCTTCTTTCTAAGGCCATCCCTGGCTTTGGAGAGCTCTTCAGAGTCTTGAGCTATGAAACAATTGGGACGAGTACTATTCAGTCTCGAGCTTTTGCGGGTGTTGCTGAAGAAACTTTGGTTTTTGGGTTGCCTGGATCTACAGGGGCTTGCAAAGATGCTTGGACAGGGATCTTGGTCCATCAGTTGGATAATAGAACGAGGCCTTGTAACTTTATAGAGCTTCTTCCTCGACTTGGTGAAAGATAA
- a CDS encoding molybdopterin molybdotransferase MoeA, whose translation MQDHSMVSLQQALDTIGEQVRQTEIIDVTVENSLGYVLAENVVSLINIPPFDNSAMDGFALKSSDVTEQRRPLKVLGIIAAGDVPLMRPFNSGECYQIMTGAPIPAGCDTVVPVELSQMVEASVTFSEAYPAGKHIRQEGTDIKEGARLYAAGRKITSQMIQALCSVGQSTVKVYTKPSVVWLSTGEELTDTPGDLLEPGKIFNSSGPYGEAVLPALGAALKWRKTIPDDLDLFRSYLDKADEQSIDVIISTGAVSVGVYDFVRSELEAKGWDILLHRAKVKPGKPILFAKYTKTGSQTRYFFGLPGNPVSSAMGLRVFVTPFLRAMQNLPEECASHAVLTAPAKANKGLTVFMKAVVKISHEGRMEIQPLEGQLSYQTGAMGDMNAWLIHPEGKDLIDEGAVVTYLPFLPD comes from the coding sequence ATGCAAGATCACTCCATGGTCAGTCTTCAGCAGGCTCTTGATACTATAGGTGAGCAAGTCAGGCAGACGGAAATCATTGATGTTACTGTAGAGAATAGTCTCGGTTACGTCCTTGCTGAAAATGTCGTCAGCTTAATCAATATTCCGCCGTTTGATAACAGTGCTATGGATGGATTTGCTTTGAAGTCTTCAGATGTGACGGAGCAGCGACGCCCGCTGAAAGTTTTGGGCATAATAGCAGCCGGTGATGTGCCCCTTATGAGGCCTTTTAATTCAGGCGAGTGTTATCAGATTATGACTGGGGCCCCAATTCCAGCAGGCTGTGACACAGTGGTCCCCGTTGAGCTATCGCAGATGGTAGAAGCCAGTGTCACTTTTTCTGAGGCCTATCCTGCCGGAAAACATATTAGACAAGAAGGCACAGATATTAAAGAGGGGGCGAGACTTTATGCGGCGGGGCGAAAAATTACGTCCCAGATGATTCAAGCACTTTGTTCCGTCGGTCAGTCAACTGTCAAAGTTTACACTAAGCCATCGGTTGTTTGGCTCTCTACAGGTGAAGAGTTAACAGATACCCCTGGAGACCTATTAGAGCCAGGGAAGATTTTTAATAGTTCTGGTCCCTACGGTGAGGCCGTACTGCCAGCCCTTGGTGCCGCTTTGAAATGGCGGAAAACCATCCCAGATGATCTTGATCTATTCCGTTCATATCTCGATAAAGCAGATGAGCAGTCGATAGATGTCATCATATCCACAGGGGCTGTTTCAGTGGGGGTGTATGATTTTGTCCGATCAGAATTAGAAGCAAAAGGGTGGGACATTCTTCTACACCGTGCAAAGGTTAAGCCCGGGAAACCAATTCTGTTTGCGAAATATACGAAAACAGGATCACAAACACGCTACTTTTTTGGATTGCCAGGTAATCCTGTGTCCTCGGCGATGGGGCTGAGAGTTTTTGTCACTCCTTTTCTACGTGCCATGCAGAATTTACCTGAGGAATGTGCCTCTCATGCTGTTCTCACTGCGCCGGCTAAGGCCAATAAAGGGCTGACTGTTTTTATGAAAGCTGTTGTCAAAATATCGCATGAAGGGCGCATGGAGATACAGCCTCTTGAGGGTCAATTATCATACCAAACAGGTGCCATGGGGGACATGAATGCTTGGCTTATTCACCCCGAAGGCAAAGACCTTATTGATGAGGGAGCTGTTGTGACCTATTTACCCTTTCTCCCAGATTAA